The proteins below come from a single Deinococcus radiopugnans ATCC 19172 genomic window:
- the groL gene encoding chaperonin GroEL (60 kDa chaperone family; promotes refolding of misfolded polypeptides especially under stressful conditions; forms two stacked rings of heptamers to form a barrel-shaped 14mer; ends can be capped by GroES; misfolded proteins enter the barrel where they are refolded when GroES binds), protein MAKQLVFDESARRSLERGVNAVANAVKVTLGPRGRNVVIEKKFGSPTITKDGVTVAKEIELEDKLENIGAQLLKEVASKTNDITGDGTTTATVLGQAIVKEGLRNVAAGANPLALKRGIDKAVIAAVEEIQKLAVPVEDSDAIKKVAGISANDEQVGQEIASAMDKVGKEGVITIEESKGFDTEVDVVEGMQFDKGFINPYFVTNPEKMEAVLEDAYILIVEKKISNLKDLLPVLEKAAQTGRPLLIIAEDVEGEALATLVVNKLRGTLNIAAVKAPGFGDRRKEMLRDIAAVTGGQVVSEDLGHKLENTGLDMLGSAARIRITKDETTIVDGKGEQSEIDARVNAIKGELDTTDSDYAKEKLQERLAKLAGGVAVIRVGAATETELKEKKHRYEDALSTARSAVEEGIVAGGGTTLLRIIPAVRKAAESLTGDEATGARILIRALEEPARQIAVNAGEEGSVIVNAVINSDKPRYGFNAATGEYVDDMVAAGIVDPAKVTRTALQNAASIGALILTTEAIVSDKPEKQQAQPAGGMGGGDMGGMDF, encoded by the coding sequence ATGGCTAAACAACTCGTATTTGATGAATCCGCCCGCCGCAGCCTGGAACGTGGCGTCAACGCCGTCGCCAACGCCGTCAAAGTGACCCTGGGACCCCGTGGCCGCAACGTGGTCATCGAGAAGAAGTTCGGCAGCCCCACGATCACCAAGGACGGCGTCACCGTCGCCAAGGAAATCGAGCTGGAAGACAAGCTGGAGAACATCGGCGCGCAGCTGCTGAAGGAAGTCGCCAGCAAGACCAACGACATCACCGGGGACGGCACCACCACCGCCACCGTGCTGGGCCAGGCCATCGTCAAGGAAGGCCTGCGGAACGTCGCCGCCGGCGCCAACCCGCTGGCCCTGAAGCGCGGCATCGACAAGGCCGTGATCGCCGCCGTCGAGGAAATCCAGAAGCTGGCCGTGCCCGTTGAGGACAGCGACGCCATCAAGAAGGTTGCGGGCATCAGCGCCAACGACGAGCAGGTCGGCCAGGAAATCGCCAGCGCGATGGACAAGGTGGGCAAGGAAGGCGTCATCACCATCGAGGAGTCCAAGGGCTTCGACACCGAAGTGGACGTCGTGGAAGGCATGCAGTTCGACAAGGGTTTCATCAACCCCTACTTCGTGACCAACCCCGAGAAGATGGAAGCCGTCCTCGAAGACGCCTACATCCTGATCGTGGAAAAGAAGATCAGCAACCTCAAGGACCTGCTGCCCGTGCTGGAGAAGGCGGCGCAGACCGGCCGTCCGCTGCTGATCATCGCCGAAGACGTGGAAGGCGAAGCGCTGGCGACTCTGGTGGTCAACAAGCTGCGCGGCACGCTGAACATCGCCGCCGTCAAGGCTCCGGGCTTCGGCGACCGCCGCAAGGAAATGCTGCGCGACATCGCCGCCGTCACCGGCGGTCAGGTGGTCAGCGAGGATCTGGGCCACAAGCTGGAAAACACCGGCCTGGACATGCTGGGCAGCGCCGCGCGCATCCGCATCACCAAGGACGAAACCACCATCGTGGACGGCAAGGGTGAGCAGAGCGAGATCGACGCCCGCGTCAACGCCATCAAGGGCGAACTGGACACCACCGACAGCGACTACGCCAAGGAAAAGCTCCAGGAGCGTCTGGCGAAGCTGGCCGGCGGCGTGGCCGTGATCCGCGTCGGCGCCGCCACCGAAACCGAACTGAAGGAAAAGAAGCACCGCTACGAGGACGCCCTGTCCACCGCCCGCTCGGCGGTTGAGGAAGGCATCGTCGCGGGCGGCGGCACCACGCTGCTGCGCATCATTCCCGCCGTCCGCAAGGCCGCCGAGAGCCTGACCGGCGACGAGGCCACCGGCGCACGTATCCTGATCCGCGCCCTGGAAGAGCCCGCCCGCCAGATCGCCGTGAACGCCGGCGAGGAAGGCAGCGTCATCGTGAACGCCGTGATCAACAGCGACAAGCCCCGCTACGGCTTCAACGCCGCGACCGGCGAGTACGTGGACGACATGGTGGCCGCCGGCATCGTCGACCCCGCCAAGGTGACGCGCACCGCGCTGCAGAACGCCGCCAGCATCGGCGCGCTGATCCTGACCACCGAGGCCATCGTCTCCGACAAGCCCGAGAAGCAGCAGGCCCAGCCTGCAGGCGGCATGGGCGGCGGCGACATGGGCGGGATGGACTTCTAA
- the groES gene encoding co-chaperone GroES gives MLKPLGDRVLVEIVEETEQKTAGGLYVPDSAKEKSQRGKVIAVGSGKMLDNGTRVALDVKEGDTVYFAKYGGTEVNLEGKNYSILAERDILAIVE, from the coding sequence ATGCTTAAACCTTTAGGTGATCGTGTCCTGGTGGAAATCGTCGAGGAAACCGAGCAGAAGACGGCGGGCGGCCTGTACGTCCCCGATTCGGCCAAGGAAAAGAGCCAGCGCGGCAAGGTCATTGCCGTCGGCAGCGGCAAGATGCTGGACAACGGCACCCGCGTCGCCCTGGACGTCAAGGAAGGCGACACCGTGTACTTCGCCAAGTACGGCGGCACCGAAGTCAACCTGGAAGGCAAGAACTACTCGATCCTGGCCGAGCGCGACATTCTCGCCATCGTCGAGTAA
- a CDS encoding GGDEF domain-containing protein translates to MARPDILSRNPFEDAFARLGSAPLTLAVLDLDHFKTLNDSLGHTEGDRVLRAVERLLSGSLPSGSIIGRIGGDEYAVILPESAAETALILFDEVIRHFHIHRDPHWPRSLGLSVGLASRPAHASEYAELYRAADEALLRAKREGRGRACIFVESKMVLKSNYYPKSQLERLSKLSGALGRTEASLLREALDDLVERYREEL, encoded by the coding sequence ATGGCCCGCCCGGATATCCTGTCGCGCAATCCCTTTGAAGACGCCTTCGCCCGCCTGGGTTCGGCCCCGCTGACGCTGGCGGTGCTGGATCTGGATCATTTCAAGACCCTCAACGACAGCCTGGGCCACACCGAAGGAGACCGGGTGCTGCGCGCCGTAGAACGCCTGCTGTCGGGCAGCCTGCCGTCAGGCAGCATCATCGGACGAATCGGGGGCGACGAGTACGCCGTGATTCTGCCAGAGAGTGCCGCCGAAACCGCGCTGATCCTGTTCGACGAGGTGATCCGGCACTTTCACATCCACCGCGATCCGCACTGGCCGCGCAGCCTGGGCCTGAGCGTGGGGCTGGCTTCACGCCCCGCCCACGCCAGCGAGTACGCCGAGTTGTACCGCGCCGCCGACGAGGCGCTGCTGCGGGCCAAGCGCGAGGGCCGGGGCCGGGCGTGCATCTTCGTGGAATCCAAGATGGTGCTGAAGTCCAACTACTACCCCAAAAGCCAGCTGGAACGCCTGAGCAAGCTGAGCGGCGCGCTGGGGCGAACGGAAGCCAGCCTTTTGCGCGAGGCGCTGGACGATCTGGTGGAGCGGTACCGGGAAGAGCTGTGA
- a CDS encoding nucleoside deaminase has product MNGVREAGGGARGKDEGLSPGWQAALAEAWEAYLHDSYPIGACVVDADGVVLARGRNRLGEPRRVEGGFIAGHDLAHAEINALLNLAATPYPECHTWTVLTTVEPCPQCAGAIAMSGIRGMAYAAPDPWGGCTRLLTDDPYVSGKRIRVGRAPEDVQRVALRLKAHALWEEERPLGERNVLDSFAAQYPEDVAFAGQLYRSGQLLALRERGAGLEEALAVLA; this is encoded by the coding sequence GTGAATGGGGTGCGGGAGGCGGGAGGCGGGGCGCGGGGAAAAGATGAAGGGCTGTCTCCCGGCTGGCAGGCCGCCCTGGCCGAAGCGTGGGAGGCGTATCTGCACGACTCGTATCCGATTGGCGCGTGCGTGGTGGACGCGGATGGCGTGGTGTTGGCGCGGGGGCGGAACCGACTGGGCGAGCCTCGCCGTGTGGAGGGCGGCTTTATCGCCGGACATGATCTGGCGCACGCGGAGATCAATGCGCTGCTGAACCTGGCGGCCACGCCGTACCCCGAATGTCATACCTGGACGGTGCTGACCACCGTGGAACCCTGCCCGCAGTGTGCCGGGGCCATCGCCATGAGCGGCATCCGTGGCATGGCCTACGCCGCCCCCGATCCCTGGGGAGGCTGCACACGTCTGCTGACGGACGATCCATATGTATCGGGCAAGCGCATTCGCGTGGGCCGCGCGCCGGAGGACGTGCAACGGGTGGCCTTGCGGCTCAAGGCCCATGCGCTGTGGGAAGAGGAACGTCCCCTGGGGGAACGAAACGTTCTGGACAGTTTTGCCGCTCAATACCCTGAGGACGTGGCTTTTGCAGGGCAGCTCTACCGCTCTGGTCAACTTCTGGCCCTGCGTGAACGTGGCGCAGGTCTGGAAGAAGCATTGGCGGTGCTGGCATGA
- a CDS encoding NUDIX hydrolase, whose product MTAPPFLNLSPGEDRIGRACAWIEHEGRVLMSARDAWGWTLPGGGIHPGETPQQAAVREAWEECRAHCEVIGEAVRLSEGADCYPMRLLGLESSPEGRPVLWVRPESVWWACDPQLCQVLAAQGRSIPSPAFRAGLQTVRRITFQTQAAFRRSSRMTA is encoded by the coding sequence ATGACCGCCCCGCCATTCCTCAACCTCTCGCCGGGTGAAGACCGAATAGGCCGCGCCTGTGCGTGGATCGAACACGAGGGCCGGGTGCTGATGTCGGCGCGGGATGCCTGGGGCTGGACGCTGCCGGGCGGCGGGATCCACCCCGGCGAAACACCACAGCAGGCGGCAGTACGGGAAGCCTGGGAGGAATGTCGCGCCCATTGCGAGGTGATAGGCGAAGCTGTGCGTCTTTCCGAGGGCGCCGACTGTTATCCCATGCGTCTGCTGGGGCTGGAAAGCAGCCCGGAAGGGCGTCCGGTGCTGTGGGTCAGACCGGAGTCGGTGTGGTGGGCCTGTGATCCGCAGCTGTGTCAGGTTCTGGCGGCGCAGGGCCGTTCTATTCCGTCCCCCGCTTTCCGGGCCGGGCTGCAAACCGTCAGGCGGATAACGTTTCAGACTCAGGCCGCATTCAGGCGTTCGTCAAGGATGACGGCATGA
- a CDS encoding histidine phosphatase family protein, translating into MNEVYLTLLRHGRSRADDENVHEGRYDSPLTEVGRAQAGALAAYWVNHPPAFDQAYCSTLTRAFETARIVTDALAVPLTPSDLLREWDNGPLAGLGREEAARRYPIPAFRHELDAFTAEGGESQAAIRARALLALEDIWQGGGGRVLVVSHGGFLNSMLRELLRMEHGWFEFGDTSFATLRLSRRSHTALVTGVNLCPHLP; encoded by the coding sequence ATGAACGAAGTTTACCTGACCCTCCTGCGCCACGGGCGCAGCCGTGCCGACGACGAGAACGTTCACGAGGGCCGTTACGATTCGCCACTGACCGAGGTGGGGCGTGCCCAGGCTGGGGCGCTGGCCGCGTACTGGGTCAACCATCCGCCAGCGTTTGACCAGGCCTACTGCTCCACGCTGACCCGCGCGTTTGAAACGGCCCGCATCGTCACCGACGCACTCGCTGTGCCGCTTACGCCATCCGACTTGCTGCGCGAGTGGGACAACGGCCCGCTGGCCGGGCTGGGCCGCGAGGAGGCCGCGCGGCGTTACCCGATTCCCGCCTTCCGGCACGAGCTGGACGCCTTCACGGCAGAAGGTGGCGAGTCCCAGGCCGCGATCCGGGCGCGTGCCCTGCTGGCCCTGGAAGACATCTGGCAGGGCGGGGGAGGGCGGGTGCTCGTCGTCTCGCACGGCGGTTTCCTCAATTCCATGCTGCGCGAGCTGCTGCGGATGGAACACGGCTGGTTCGAGTTTGGCGACACCTCGTTCGCCACGCTGCGCCTCAGCCGGAGAAGTCATACGGCGCTGGTGACGGGCGTCAACCTCTGCCCGCACCTGCCCTAA
- a CDS encoding GNAT family N-acetyltransferase, which produces MHHATTLTDGELTVRALTAADIPGLCALAATCEAELSLMGTSPSEAAYYRSALDAPDQQPFAVVVDGELAGSTRYGDIRAAHAGLEIGWTWLHPHYMGSGINRRMKLLLLSHAFETLEMQRVQLKTDHLNTRSQRAIEKLGAVREGVLRKHQRRQDGSLRDTVMYSITADEWPEIRERLATS; this is translated from the coding sequence ATGCACCATGCCACCACCCTGACCGACGGTGAACTGACCGTGCGTGCCCTGACTGCGGCGGACATTCCCGGCCTGTGCGCCCTGGCTGCCACCTGCGAGGCCGAGCTGAGCCTGATGGGCACCTCGCCTTCAGAGGCGGCCTACTACCGCAGCGCACTGGACGCCCCCGATCAGCAGCCCTTCGCCGTCGTGGTGGACGGCGAGCTGGCGGGCAGCACGCGCTACGGCGACATCCGGGCGGCGCACGCGGGATTGGAAATCGGCTGGACGTGGCTGCACCCGCATTACATGGGCAGCGGCATCAACCGCCGCATGAAGCTGCTCCTGCTCTCGCACGCCTTTGAAACGCTGGAGATGCAGCGCGTGCAGCTCAAGACCGACCACCTGAACACCAGGTCTCAGCGGGCCATCGAGAAACTCGGCGCGGTGCGCGAGGGCGTGTTAAGAAAGCACCAGCGCCGCCAGGACGGAAGTCTGCGCGACACCGTGATGTACTCCATTACGGCGGACGAGTGGCCGGAAATCAGGGAGCGGCTGGCTACTTCTTGA
- a CDS encoding M23 family metallopeptidase — MRRFLGLVFFLALLAGALYLLWPQIKNARRYSALLSAPTPAANSLPNPLPGRPLTDTWGAARSQGRRHEGIDIFAARNTPIRATTRGVVLNVGPNGLGGRTVMILGPGGQRHYYAHMEKYPELKRGEWIEAGTVVGFVGDSGNAKGTPPHLHYGIYAGGGAINPYPLLKK, encoded by the coding sequence GTGAGGCGTTTTCTCGGGCTGGTCTTTTTTCTCGCGCTGCTGGCGGGGGCGCTGTACCTGCTGTGGCCGCAGATTAAAAATGCCCGGCGGTATTCGGCGCTGCTCTCGGCCCCCACACCGGCAGCGAATAGCCTGCCCAACCCACTGCCGGGCCGCCCCCTGACCGACACCTGGGGCGCGGCCCGCAGCCAGGGGCGCCGGCACGAGGGCATCGATATTTTTGCCGCCCGAAACACGCCCATTCGCGCCACCACGCGCGGCGTCGTGCTGAATGTCGGCCCCAACGGGCTGGGCGGACGCACGGTGATGATCCTCGGCCCTGGCGGGCAGCGGCACTACTACGCGCACATGGAGAAATACCCGGAGTTGAAGCGCGGCGAATGGATTGAGGCGGGAACTGTGGTGGGCTTTGTGGGCGACAGCGGCAACGCGAAGGGCACGCCGCCGCACCTGCATTACGGGATTTACGCGGGCGGTGGGGCGATCAATCCGTACCCGCTCCTCAAGAAGTAG
- a CDS encoding M16 family metallopeptidase, producing the protein MPAVFPAPSASELWTLPGGLRVAFERRAGPGFAFDLRLPVGSAHDPHGLEGSSGVLEEWLFKGAAGRDARALQDAFDDLGVRRGGGVGPEATRFGVSGLRDDLRASLALVADVLLRPDLPETELPVLTDLARQDLDGLQDSPPDLLALEARRVTFPRPAASPLAGFAHPPSGTPEGLEALTADTLRAHLEAYGQAGAVLGLVADLEPEAARALVAGTLDGLRPGEQPHAPADFQPRQRIHVTDEDAEQTHLSLTAPGIAPRDPRWLAWQVALTALSGGSASRLFHAVREERGLAYAVSASPVLLGGQGFLTAYAGSTPARAPETLEVMLAELARLPQGLSADEFRRARSGLKASVVFGAESMRARAGALTRDVAVFGRVRPLAELREGLDALTLEGVNDFLAGYDPVSDITVVTLGPSNV; encoded by the coding sequence ATGCCTGCCGTTTTCCCAGCCCCTTCCGCCTCTGAATTGTGGACGCTGCCCGGCGGCCTGCGCGTGGCCTTCGAGCGGCGGGCCGGGCCGGGCTTTGCCTTTGACCTGCGTCTGCCGGTGGGCAGCGCCCACGATCCGCACGGTCTGGAGGGTTCCTCGGGCGTGCTGGAGGAGTGGCTGTTCAAGGGTGCGGCGGGCCGCGACGCCCGCGCGTTGCAGGACGCCTTCGACGATCTGGGCGTGCGCCGGGGCGGCGGCGTGGGGCCGGAGGCCACCCGGTTTGGCGTCTCTGGCCTGCGCGACGATCTGCGGGCCTCGCTGGCGCTGGTGGCCGACGTGCTGCTGCGTCCCGACTTGCCCGAAACCGAATTGCCTGTCCTGACCGATCTGGCCCGGCAGGATCTGGACGGCTTGCAGGACAGCCCGCCCGACCTGCTGGCGCTGGAGGCGCGGCGCGTGACCTTTCCGCGCCCTGCCGCCTCCCCGCTGGCCGGTTTCGCCCATCCGCCGAGCGGCACCCCTGAAGGATTGGAGGCGCTGACGGCAGACACTTTGCGGGCGCACTTGGAGGCTTACGGGCAGGCGGGCGCGGTGCTGGGGCTGGTGGCCGATCTGGAGCCGGAGGCGGCGCGGGCATTGGTGGCGGGGACGCTGGACGGGCTGCGCCCCGGCGAGCAGCCACACGCTCCGGCGGACTTTCAACCCCGGCAGCGCATTCACGTCACAGACGAGGACGCCGAGCAGACCCACCTCAGCCTGACCGCCCCCGGCATTGCGCCGCGCGATCCGCGCTGGCTGGCGTGGCAGGTGGCCCTGACGGCGCTGTCGGGGGGGAGTGCCAGCCGGTTGTTCCACGCCGTGCGCGAGGAACGCGGGCTGGCCTACGCGGTCAGCGCCTCGCCGGTGCTGCTGGGCGGCCAGGGCTTCCTGACGGCCTACGCGGGCAGCACTCCGGCCCGCGCGCCCGAGACGCTGGAGGTGATGCTGGCCGAACTCGCGCGCTTGCCGCAGGGGTTGAGCGCCGACGAGTTCCGCCGCGCCCGCAGCGGATTGAAGGCCAGCGTGGTCTTCGGCGCGGAATCCATGCGCGCCCGCGCCGGGGCGCTCACGCGGGACGTGGCCGTGTTCGGCCGGGTGCGCCCGCTGGCCGAGCTGCGCGAGGGGCTGGACGCGCTGACGCTGGAGGGCGTGAACGACTTTCTGGCCGGCTACGATCCGGTTTCGGACATCACGGTGGTCACGCTGGGGCCTTCAAATGTCTAA
- a CDS encoding M16 family metallopeptidase, which produces MSKGQGAEGLREPAIHVLPNGLTLLLEADPDAQTVAAGYFVNTGARDEVPSEMGASHFLEHLMFKGSERLSAVVLNERLDDLGGQSNAFTGEEATVYHAACLPEQTAPLLDTLTELMRPALREADLEAERGVILEEIAMYADQPGVRVIDELRADYWGTHPLGHLVLGTAQTVGALSRDALAHDHARRYGAGRVTLALTGTFEPAEVLEWATVHLADWPAATPPAAELPPIPVHPGRVHVIADPELSRVQVAAAAPGLPVTHPLREAAGVLADLIGGENGALYWALLDTGLADSADLAHLEYRDAGAFEGGFSCDPERAQDVLNIFRAVLRDADKLITEPAVRRAARKLAVSTLLRAETPQGRLFALGMDYLATGRAETTAELVNRYANVRVEDVREVLRLCPLDRLTVVALGPLRALE; this is translated from the coding sequence ATGTCTAAGGGTCAAGGGGCTGAGGGTCTAAGGGAGCCGGCGATTCACGTTCTGCCCAATGGGCTGACGCTGCTGCTGGAGGCCGATCCTGACGCGCAGACCGTCGCCGCCGGGTACTTCGTGAATACCGGGGCGCGCGATGAGGTGCCGTCCGAGATGGGCGCGAGTCATTTCCTCGAACACCTGATGTTCAAGGGTTCCGAGCGGCTTTCGGCGGTGGTGCTGAACGAGCGGCTGGACGATCTGGGCGGCCAGTCCAACGCCTTTACCGGCGAGGAGGCCACCGTCTACCACGCCGCCTGCCTCCCTGAGCAGACCGCCCCCCTGCTGGACACCCTGACCGAGCTGATGCGCCCGGCGCTGCGCGAGGCTGACTTGGAAGCCGAACGTGGCGTGATCCTGGAAGAGATCGCCATGTACGCCGATCAGCCGGGCGTGCGCGTGATTGACGAACTGCGCGCCGACTACTGGGGCACGCACCCGCTGGGGCATCTGGTGTTGGGCACGGCGCAGACGGTGGGCGCCCTGAGCCGGGACGCCCTGGCCCACGATCATGCGCGGCGCTACGGCGCGGGCCGCGTGACGCTGGCGCTGACGGGCACCTTCGAGCCAGCGGAGGTGTTGGAATGGGCCACCGTTCATCTGGCCGACTGGCCTGCCGCCACCCCGCCAGCCGCCGAGCTGCCCCCCATTCCGGTGCATCCGGGCCGCGTGCATGTGATCGCAGACCCCGAACTGAGCCGCGTGCAGGTGGCCGCCGCCGCCCCTGGCCTGCCGGTGACCCACCCGCTGCGCGAGGCGGCGGGCGTGCTGGCCGACTTGATCGGCGGCGAGAACGGCGCGCTGTACTGGGCGCTGCTGGACACCGGACTGGCCGACAGCGCCGACTTGGCCCACCTGGAATACCGCGACGCCGGAGCGTTCGAGGGCGGCTTTTCGTGTGACCCCGAACGCGCCCAGGACGTGCTGAACATCTTCCGCGCCGTGCTGCGGGATGCCGATAAGCTCATCACCGAACCTGCCGTGCGCCGAGCCGCCCGCAAGCTGGCTGTGTCCACGCTGCTGCGCGCCGAGACGCCGCAGGGCCGCCTGTTCGCGCTGGGCATGGACTACCTGGCAACCGGGCGGGCCGAGACGACGGCGGAGCTGGTGAACCGTTACGCCAATGTCCGTGTCGAGGACGTGCGCGAGGTGCTGCGGCTGTGCCCGCTGGATCGCCTGACGGTGGTGGCGCTGGGGCCGCTGAGGGCGCTGGAGTAA
- a CDS encoding CaiB/BaiF CoA transferase family protein, translating into MSSTDTAGLPLSGIRVADFTRVLTGPFCTMLLGDLGADVIKIEPPGGDDTRGWGPPFQESEGGRESSYFLSVNRNKRSVELDLKTPEGMDSARRLIAGSDVLVENFRPGTLERLGLGWEALHAAHPRLIYASISGFGQTGPYKERAGYDVIAQGMGGMMSYNGEIGGPPLRVGVAVADVFAGSLITQAILAALFGRERTGQGERVDVNLLESVIALGSSQVGRYLATGEIPVPVGNDHRSIVPYGTVACGDGFVNIAVGNDALWRRFCAALELGELGADPRFATNEGRVGHRAELDTLMLAGLARFTRQDIMARLEVAGVPCGPVNNMAEVFADPHVQARGVAVEVEHASLGHTTVTSPPWAIGGRTPPVRRAPPTLGQHTAEILGELEG; encoded by the coding sequence GTGTCTTCCACCGATACCGCTGGCCTCCCCCTCTCCGGCATCCGGGTGGCCGACTTCACCCGCGTGCTGACCGGCCCCTTTTGCACCATGCTGCTGGGCGATCTGGGCGCGGACGTGATCAAGATCGAGCCGCCCGGCGGGGACGACACGCGCGGCTGGGGGCCGCCGTTTCAGGAGTCGGAGGGGGGCCGCGAGTCCAGCTACTTCCTGAGCGTCAACCGCAACAAGCGCAGTGTGGAATTGGATCTCAAGACGCCGGAGGGAATGGACAGCGCCCGCCGGCTGATTGCCGGCAGTGACGTGCTGGTGGAGAACTTCCGCCCTGGCACGCTGGAGCGCCTGGGCCTGGGCTGGGAGGCCCTGCACGCCGCGCACCCCCGGCTGATCTACGCCAGCATTTCCGGCTTCGGGCAGACCGGGCCGTACAAAGAACGCGCCGGCTACGACGTGATCGCGCAGGGCATGGGCGGCATGATGAGCTACAACGGAGAGATCGGCGGGCCGCCGCTGCGGGTGGGCGTGGCGGTGGCCGACGTGTTCGCCGGCTCGCTGATCACGCAGGCGATTCTGGCCGCGCTGTTTGGGCGGGAGCGCACGGGCCAGGGCGAACGGGTGGACGTGAACCTCTTAGAAAGCGTGATCGCGCTGGGATCCTCGCAGGTGGGGCGCTACCTGGCGACGGGGGAAATTCCCGTGCCTGTGGGCAACGATCACCGCAGCATCGTGCCGTACGGAACGGTGGCCTGCGGCGACGGCTTCGTAAACATCGCCGTGGGCAACGACGCATTGTGGCGGCGCTTCTGCGCGGCGCTGGAACTGGGCGAACTGGGCGCAGACCCTCGCTTTGCCACCAACGAGGGCCGAGTGGGGCACCGCGCCGAGCTGGACACGCTGATGCTGGCTGGGCTGGCCCGCTTCACCCGTCAGGACATCATGGCGCGGCTGGAAGTGGCGGGCGTGCCGTGCGGCCCGGTCAACAACATGGCCGAGGTTTTTGCCGATCCGCATGTGCAGGCGCGGGGGGTGGCGGTGGAAGTCGAGCATGCCTCGCTGGGCCACACCACCGTCACCTCGCCGCCGTGGGCCATCGGGGGAAGGACGCCGCCCGTGCGCCGCGCGCCGCCGACGCTGGGGCAGCACACGGCGGAGATTCTTGGAGAGCTGGAAGGCTGA